In the Helianthus annuus cultivar XRQ/B chromosome 11, HanXRQr2.0-SUNRISE, whole genome shotgun sequence genome, one interval contains:
- the LOC110938503 gene encoding wound-induced protein 1 translates to MADQHHHQTPSDECNHNMVSNLYKALASRDATTVHCLLAPNIEWWFHGPPSCNRLMRLLTGYTTSDEDNSLDFNPISIVPIGSVVLAEGCFPASCEVSWVHAWTVTDGVITQVREYFNTSVTVTRFAKSANVHVGSPGVDKCQCVWQSQLTDHASMPSLLLAV, encoded by the coding sequence ATGGCCGATCAACACCACCACCAAACGCCCTCAGATGAATGCAACCACAATATGGTCTCTAACCTCTACAAAGCATTGGCCTCAAGAGACGCCACAACCGTCCACTGCCTCCTAGCCCCCAACATCGAATGGTGGTTTCACGGTCCTCCATCTTGCAACCGTCTTATGCGCTTGCTCACCGGCTATACCACGTCGGACGAGGATAACTCACTCGACTTCAACCCTATCTCCATCGTCCCGATTGGTTCAGTGGTTttggctgaagggtgtttcccagCTAGCTGTGAAGTCAGCTGGGTGCACGCGTGGACGGTCACAGATGGGGTTATAACTCAGGTGAGGGAGTACTTCAACACTTCTGTTACGGTCACTCGGTTTGCCAAGTCAGCTAACGTCCATGTAGGATCACCAGGCGTTGACAAGTGTCAATGCGTGTGGCAGAGCCAACTTACTGATCATGCATCCATGCCTAGTCTTCTTCTTGCTGTTTAA